One Glycine max cultivar Williams 82 chromosome 6, Glycine_max_v4.0, whole genome shotgun sequence DNA segment encodes these proteins:
- the LOC100776420 gene encoding filament-like plant protein 3: MDMDRRSWPWRRKSSEKSPGETESSGSMSSHSERFFDDQVYPTQTTPPPEGMFEAAPNDEEANDVKTLTERLSAALLNSRAKEDLAKQHAKVAEEAVSGWEKAENELLILKQQLIDGKQQNSVLEDQVSHLNEALKECMRNLRQAKEEQEQKIHEALTNNSYGLESKRPDHEWKVVVAAKADAAASSVHLDLQQRLEGKEKENASLKIELQSRLEELEFRTIERNLSTQAAEAASKQHLESIKTVAKLEAECRRLKAVTRKTLSANDHRSLASSSVYVESFTDSMSDIGERQLIVESDMRKLGGWDMNEGEPNHHDSWPSTLIKELDQFKNENTAGKNSMVFSTEINLMDDFLEMERLVALPDTESVSSFPVEGAASDQLNVGPRTKNAEVEAIVQKNAALEKKLEKMEAEKLELEMDLTECQKQLEASLSRIKEVELEVVELQTKLALANNSNEEAYEKLEATEEKKEIAESKLRVAHTEAEELVSKICSLEEEIEKERALSTENMAKCGKLEDELLRIKNEAQLHKDTLILPGEGVNSELKQEKELALAASKFAECRKTIESLGLQLKSLATLEDFLLDSESPMELTCEVTQPGFQNGGEQLKKLHNGDLNLSKRDSKASVSPFEKTHNSFGRFNFNPRSKSVSKTRSH; the protein is encoded by the exons ATGGACATGGACCGGAGGAGTTGGCCATGGCGCAGGAAGTCGTCTGAGAAAAGTCCCGGTGAAACTGAGAGTTCTGGCTCAATGTCATCTCATTCTGAAAGATTTTTTGATGATCAG GTATATCCCACCCAAACTACGCCGCCTCCAGAAGGCATGTTTGAAGCTGCACCAAATGATGAAGAAGCTAATGATGTGAAGACTCTAACAGAAAGATTATCTGCTGCTCTCTTAAACTCTCGTGCCAAAGAAGACTTGGCAAAGCAGCATGCTAAAGTTGCGGAAGAAGCTGTCTCAG GCTGGGAGAAGGCTGAAAATGAATTATTGATTCTTAAACAACAACTCATCGATGGAAAACAGCAAAACTCAGTTCTTGAAGACCAAGTTAGTCATCTTAACGAGGCACTCAAGGAGTGTATGAGGAATCTTCGACAAGCTAAAGAAGAACAAGAGCAAAAGATTCATGAAGCCTTAACAAATAACTCTTATGGCTTGGAATCCAAAAGACCCGATCATGAGTGGaaagttgttgttgctgctaaaGCAGATGCTGCTGCTTCATCAGTTCATTTGGATCTTCAGCAGAGGCTTGAGGGTAAGGAGAAAGAGAATGCAAGTCTTAAAATAGAGCTACAATCTCGACTAGAGGAATTAGAGTTCAGGACCATAGAAAGGAATTTGAGTACTCAGGCTGCTGAAGCAGCAAGCAAGCAACATTTGGAGAGTATAAAGACGGTGGCTAAGCTAGAAGCCGAGTGTCGTAGACTAAAAGCTGTGACTCGCAAAACATTATCTGCTAATGATCACAGGTCTTTAGCCTCCTCTTCAGTGTATGTAGAGTCTTTTACTGATAGCATGTCAGATATTGGAGAGAGGCAATTGATAGTTGAAAGTGATATGCGGAAATTAGGAGGTTGGGATATGAATGAAGGTGAGCCAAACCACCATGACTCATGGCCATCAACTTTAATCAAGGAACTTGATCAATTTAAGAATGAAAACACTGCTGGAAAAAATAGTATGGTCTTTTCAACTGAGATCAATCTGATGGATGATTTCCTTGAGATGGAAAGGCTTGTTGCATTGCCAGATACTGAAAGTGTAAGCAGTTTTCCTGTGGAAGGTGCTGCATCTGACCAACTCAATGTTGGCCCTAGAACAAAGAATGCTGAAGTGGAAGCTATTGTTCAAAAGAACGCTGCATTGGAAAAGAAACTAGAGAAAATGGAGGCAGAGAAACTCGAGCTAGAGATGGATCTAACCGAGTGCCAAAAGCAGCTTGAAGCATCACTGAGTAGGATAAAGGAAGTGGAATTGGAGGTAGTAGAGCTCCAAACTAAGTTAGCTCTTGCAAACAACTCAAACGAAGAAGCATACGAGAAACTAGAAGCAactgaagaaaagaaagagatagcTGAGTCAAAACTCAGAGTTGCTCATACGGAAGCAGAAGAATTGGTTTCAAAAATTTGTTCATTAGAGGAAGAGATTGAGAAAGAGCGAGCTTTGTCTACTGAGAATATGGCCAAGTGTGGAAAGTTGGAGGATGAGCTCTTGAGAATAAAGAATGAAGCTCAACTCCACAAAGACACTTTGATTCTGCCTGGAGAAGGTGTTAATAGTGAGTTAAAGCAG GAGAAGGAACTAGCATTGGCTGCTAGTAAATTTGCAGAATGCCGAAAAACCATCGAATCTCTTGGACTGCAGTTAAAGTCCCTTGCAACATTGGAAGACTTTCTACTTGATTCAGAGAGCCCTATGGAGTTAACTTGTGAAGTTACACAACCAGGTTTCCAAAATGGTGGTGAGCAGTTGAAGAAGTTACATAATGGTGATTTGAATTTGTCCAAAAGAGATTCTAAGGCATCAGTTTCACCATTTGAAAAAACCCATAATAGTTTTGGTAGGTTCAACTTCAACCCAAGAAGCAAGAGTGTAAGCAAAACAAGAAGTCACTGA
- the LOC100776954 gene encoding CBS domain-containing protein CBSCBSPB3 isoform X2, whose protein sequence is MSTTQASSNNKKTKRNHKKSLSLPARNGITPPDDGGERTVKKLRLSKALTIPDGTTVSEACRRMAARRIDAVLLTDSNALLSGILTDKDVATRVVAEGLKPEETTVSKVMTRNPIFVTSDTLAIDALQKMIQGRFRHLPVVENGEVIAMLDITKCLYDAISRMESATQQGSAVAAAVEGVELQRTTPNTFIETLRERVFKPSLSTIVDENTKVAIALVSDPVYVAAKKMRELHVNAAVIVMENKIKGILTSKDILMRVVAQNLSPESALLEKVMTPNPECASLETTILDALHMMHNGKFLHLPVVDRDGNAIACLDVLQITHAAISLVESSPGASNDAANTVMQKFWDSAFALEPPPEDFDTHSEASGRLTLDGADTTKSTYQSVLNIKNFYLLSCKELVILMMENTLQCCIRTMMVIKLLLRLITILWLPSAMLGLQD, encoded by the exons ATGAGCACCACTCAAGCTTCCTCCAACAACAAGAAGACCAAACGCAATCACAAGAAATCCCTCTCCCTCCCCGCCCGTAACGGAATCACCCCTCC GGATGATGGCGGAGAAAGAACCGTTAAAAAGCTTCGGTTGTCGAAGGCGCTCACCATCCCCGACGGAACCACCGTCTCTGAGGCCTGCAGGCGCATGGCTGCTCGCCGCATCGACGCCGTTTTGCTAACTGATTCCAACGCCCTGCTTTCCGGAATTCTCACTGACAAG GATGTGGCTACTAGAGTCGTCGCCGAGGGGCTGAAGCCGGAGGAGACGACGGTGTCGAAAGTAATGACGCGGAATCCCATCTTTGTCACGTCGGATACGCTCGCCATTGATGCGCTTCAGAAAATGATTCAGG GTAGATTTAGACACCTCCCTGTTGTGGAAAATGGTGAAGTCATTGCCATGCTGGATATCACCAAATGTCTTTATGATGCCATATCTAGAATGGAGAGCGCTACTCAACAGGGGAGTGCCGTTGCTGCAGCAGTTGAGGGAGTGGAACTTCAGCGAACTA CTCCAAATACTTTCATTGAAACATTGAGGGAGCGCGTGTTCAAACCTTCCCTGTCAACTATAGTCGATGAAAATAcaaa GGTTGCTATTGCATTAGTATCAGATCCTGTGTACGTGGCAGCAAAAAAGATGCGGGAGTTACATGTAAATGCAGCTGTGATTGTGATGGAAAACAAGATTAAGGGGATACTTAC TTCAAAGGACATCCTTATGCGCGTGGTGGCTCAAAATCTTTCCCCAGAGTCGGCTCTTCTGGAAAAG GTGATGACTCCAAATCCAGAATGTGCATCTCTAGAGACAACAATTCTTGATGCACTGCATATGATGCATAATGGGAAGTTCTTACATCTTCCCGTGGTGGACAGAG ATGGAAATGCTATTGCTTGTTTGGATGTTTTGCAGATAACTCATGCTGCAATTTCTCTG GTTGAAAGTAGTCCTGGAGCATCTAATGATGCGGCAAACACAGTTATGCAAAAATTTTGGGACTCAGCTTTTGCTCTAGAGCCGCCGCCTGAAGATTTTGACACCCATAG TGAAGCCTCTGGACGGTTGACTTTGGATGGGGCAGATACCACAAAGTCTACATATCAATCT GTGCTGAACATCAAGAACTTCTATCTGCTGTCATGCAAAGAATTGGTGATATTAATGATGGAGAACACCCTACAATGCTG TATAAGGACGATGAtggtgataaaattattattgcgACTGATAACGATCTTGTGGCTGCCGTCAGCTATGCTAGGTCTGCAGGACTGA
- the LOC100776954 gene encoding CBS domain-containing protein CBSCBSPB3 isoform X1 has translation MSTTQASSNNKKTKRNHKKSLSLPARNGITPPDDGGERTVKKLRLSKALTIPDGTTVSEACRRMAARRIDAVLLTDSNALLSGILTDKDVATRVVAEGLKPEETTVSKVMTRNPIFVTSDTLAIDALQKMIQGRFRHLPVVENGEVIAMLDITKCLYDAISRMESATQQGSAVAAAVEGVELQRTTPNTFIETLRERVFKPSLSTIVDENTKVAIALVSDPVYVAAKKMRELHVNAAVIVMENKIKGILTSKDILMRVVAQNLSPESALLEKVMTPNPECASLETTILDALHMMHNGKFLHLPVVDRDGNAIACLDVLQITHAAISLVESSPGASNDAANTVMQKFWDSAFALEPPPEDFDTHSEASGRLTLDGADTTKSTYQSVGFGNSFAFKFDDHNGHVHRFYCGAEHQELLSAVMQRIGDINDGEHPTMLYKDDDGDKIIIATDNDLVAAVSYARSAGLKALKLDLEFPNSTKPTKLQPGTATIQKTSTLRLRSGIFAGVVVLTSISVLVYLKRSRQ, from the exons ATGAGCACCACTCAAGCTTCCTCCAACAACAAGAAGACCAAACGCAATCACAAGAAATCCCTCTCCCTCCCCGCCCGTAACGGAATCACCCCTCC GGATGATGGCGGAGAAAGAACCGTTAAAAAGCTTCGGTTGTCGAAGGCGCTCACCATCCCCGACGGAACCACCGTCTCTGAGGCCTGCAGGCGCATGGCTGCTCGCCGCATCGACGCCGTTTTGCTAACTGATTCCAACGCCCTGCTTTCCGGAATTCTCACTGACAAG GATGTGGCTACTAGAGTCGTCGCCGAGGGGCTGAAGCCGGAGGAGACGACGGTGTCGAAAGTAATGACGCGGAATCCCATCTTTGTCACGTCGGATACGCTCGCCATTGATGCGCTTCAGAAAATGATTCAGG GTAGATTTAGACACCTCCCTGTTGTGGAAAATGGTGAAGTCATTGCCATGCTGGATATCACCAAATGTCTTTATGATGCCATATCTAGAATGGAGAGCGCTACTCAACAGGGGAGTGCCGTTGCTGCAGCAGTTGAGGGAGTGGAACTTCAGCGAACTA CTCCAAATACTTTCATTGAAACATTGAGGGAGCGCGTGTTCAAACCTTCCCTGTCAACTATAGTCGATGAAAATAcaaa GGTTGCTATTGCATTAGTATCAGATCCTGTGTACGTGGCAGCAAAAAAGATGCGGGAGTTACATGTAAATGCAGCTGTGATTGTGATGGAAAACAAGATTAAGGGGATACTTAC TTCAAAGGACATCCTTATGCGCGTGGTGGCTCAAAATCTTTCCCCAGAGTCGGCTCTTCTGGAAAAG GTGATGACTCCAAATCCAGAATGTGCATCTCTAGAGACAACAATTCTTGATGCACTGCATATGATGCATAATGGGAAGTTCTTACATCTTCCCGTGGTGGACAGAG ATGGAAATGCTATTGCTTGTTTGGATGTTTTGCAGATAACTCATGCTGCAATTTCTCTG GTTGAAAGTAGTCCTGGAGCATCTAATGATGCGGCAAACACAGTTATGCAAAAATTTTGGGACTCAGCTTTTGCTCTAGAGCCGCCGCCTGAAGATTTTGACACCCATAG TGAAGCCTCTGGACGGTTGACTTTGGATGGGGCAGATACCACAAAGTCTACATATCAATCTGTAGGTTTTGGAAATTCATttgcttttaaatttgatgatcACAATGGCCATGTGCATCGATTCTACTGTG GTGCTGAACATCAAGAACTTCTATCTGCTGTCATGCAAAGAATTGGTGATATTAATGATGGAGAACACCCTACAATGCTG TATAAGGACGATGAtggtgataaaattattattgcgACTGATAACGATCTTGTGGCTGCCGTCAGCTATGCTAGGTCTGCAGGACTGAAG GCTTTAAAGTTGGATTTGGAGTTTCCCAATTCAACCAAACCAACAAAACTGCAACCTGGTACAGCCACTATACAGAAAACCAGTACATTGCGTCTCCGTTCTGGTATTTTTGCAGGTGTTGTTGTTCTAACGAGCATTAGCGTATTGGTGTACTTAAAGCGCTCTAGACAGTAA